In Exiguobacterium acetylicum, the genomic stretch TCGAAGGAGTTGAGACAGGAGAAGAAGTACGCATTGCCAAGGAAATCGGTATTCATCTATTCCAAGGTTATTTCTTCGCTAAACCGGTACCACTTGAAGAAATCATCTGTCTACTGCAAAAGACGAATGAAGGAACGGTCCGTTGACCAACAAAAGCCACTTCAGTCCGAATCGCTCGGAGGAGAAGTGGCTTTTTAGTATTCATTTCGATCGATACAGGCGATACTGATTTCTTCCTTGCGCTTTTGCTTCGTACAAAGCACTATCCGCTTGCTTAAATACTGTTTCAGCTGGTTGTTGATGAGCGTAAGCAATTCCTGCGGATACCGTAATGGATACGGCATGATCTTGCATGACGAACGGTGTTTGCTGAACGGCTGTTACGATTGTTTCAGCTAGGACGACAGGAGGATGCAGTTCAATGTCTGGAACGATGACGATGAATTCTTCACCACCATATCGACCGACCGTAACGGGTGCCGGACAATGTTCGTTCAATAAGATTGAAAAGTGGCGCAAGACAGCGTCTCCGATTGCGTGACCATGTGTATCATTTACATTCTTAAAGTGATCCAAATCAAACAAGATGACTCCCCAAGAATCTTTACTCCTTTCGAGCGTCGTGACTTTTTCTAAAATGACATGGCGATTCGCGAGCCGCGTCAATTGATCGGTCGAAGCAAGGTAGGATTGATAAGAATAAAGAACGAAATGCTGCTGAAGGAGTGAAGACAAACGATAAAACAAAAGAGCTCCACCAATCGTTAAAATGAAATAAGGAATATAAATCGTTCCCCAGGCATCTGCTGGGGAGTTACTCATAATCAATCGCGAGAGTACGAGTAGGGAACCGACCGTGACGATTGCAGAAAAGAAGTACCCTTGCCTTTTGATGAATCGACGACAAATAAAAGAAAGTACTAGAAATCCAAGTAGTGTGATGACGGAACTAAATAGAGCACTTAGTGAATCTCCGCTATCAATCACGAATCGGTAGATCAAGAGCATCAGCCCTGTCACGGCAATACTGATATTACCACCGAACAAAGCGGACAAAGCGAGAGGTAATAACCGTAAATCAATCAATGCTCCATTTAAGTCGATTGCATTATGCATAAGTAGAATGCCAGTCATACCATTGGAAAGTCCGAAATAGAGACGAGTAGATATTTTTGAGTCAGGTTGAATTGGTAAACGATCACGAAGTAGGTAAAAGGTGAACGTAGAAACGAGAAAAATAATACAGATATTAATAAAAAAGATATTCACTGTCGCAAGCATCATGAAGCCCTTCCTATATCAAAGTTTCAATCTATCGTCATTGTACGATATCGAGTCATGCAATGACATGAAAATGGAAAAAACAGCCTAATCGGCTGTTTTAACGAATCGGTGCAAATTTTTGAATCTCTTGAACGGCTTCATTCCATGAAGCGACACGAATGACATTATTCGGTACAGCTTTACGGTTATAAGGTGCGTCGAACAAGATTACAGGAATAGATGTGTCTTCTGCGATTTGCACAGCATTCTCTAATCGATCTTCCATGAATAAATCGAGTGATAAATCACGGACGACTTGTACTTTGTCGTGTGATCCCGTCATGATCAAAGAATCAAGAGGAAGTTCGTGTTGTTTGATCCACTCTTCTGTTACAGGACGAACAAGCTCCGATCGTGCTGTTACGTAATGGAGATCATATTGTTTCCGCAAATTCCATAAGTGATGACGAACATGTTCTTGAGGGATGGATTCACGATAAATGCCGGTCTCGTGACCGGAGTTCACCATGTAGTCCCAAAATTCGATTTGATTCATATCGGTATACGTATGCAATTCATACTCGGACGCCTGATTGAAGTCAATCGACGTTCCAAGATGCTTATTCATGTAAGTGAAGCAAGAGGATGGATGTGTGATCGTTCCATCAATGTCGATTCCAATTTTCATTTACAGTCACCAACGTTCTAAAAATTTTTCTTCACTTAGTATAACATAGTCGAAATCGAGATAGGAAAAAAGACTCCTCGCGAGGGAGGAGTCTTCCACTTATGCATGGTTTGCTTTTTCGGCTTCTTTTTCAGCCTGTTTTTCGAGAACGATCGCATCGATTTCTTTCTTCAATTCTTCGACCATCGTTGCTTCCGGTACTTTACGGATGATTTCTCCGTGACGGAATAACAATCCTTCGTTGCGTGCACCAGCGATACCGATATCAGCTTCACGTGCTTCACCAGGACCGTTGACCGCACATCCGAGAACCGCAACTTTGATGTTCGCTTGGATGTTTTCGATATAGTCTTCGATTTCTGCAGCGATCGACATTAAATCGATTTCGATCCGACCACATGTTGGACATGAGATCAATGTCGCTGCGTTCGCTGCGAGACCAAATGATTTCAAGACTTCTTTTGCGACTTTTACTTCTTCGACAGGGTCCGCTGAAAGAGATACACGAACTGTATTTCCGATTCCGCGTGACAAGATCGCGCCAAGTCCCGCTGCTGATTTTAATGAACCAGAGCGAAGTGGACCAGATTCCGTAATCCCGACGTGAAGTGGATAGTCGAATGATTCAGAAGCGAGCTGATACGCTTCAAGCGCCAACTGTACGTCTGATGCCTTAAGCGAGACGATGATATCATGGAAGTCGAGATCTTCGAGAATCTTAATGTGGTGCAACGCACTCTCGACCATACCACGAGCAGTTGGGTAGCCATACTTTTCAAGAATATGCTTTTCAAGTGAACCGGCATTTACCCCAATCCGGATTGGGATATTTTTTGCTTTTGCTGCTGTAACGACGGCTTCGACCTTTTCGCGGCGACCGATGTTACCCGGGTTGATCCGGATTTTATCAACGCCAGCTTCGATTGCCATAAGCGCAAGTTTATAGTTGAAGTGGATGTCTACGACAAGCGGAATGTTAATTCGGCTTTTGATTTCTGCAAGTGCGAGCGCATCACGTTCTTCTGGACAAGCGACGCGGACGATTTGGCAACCAGCTTCTTCAAGGCGTAGGATTTCAGCGACTGTCGCTTCGACGTCGTGTGTTTTAGTTGTCGTCATACTTTGGATGATGACTTCATTATTTCCACCAATGACAAGGTCCCCTACACGAACGGGACGAGTCTTAGAGCGATGGACCATTTTCGGCATATCGAAAATCTCCTTTTGTGGCATACCGCCATATTGTTTATGTTTACCTTTTCTATCATATCGAACTATTCCCTAAAAATCGAGAAACAAGAACGAAAATTGAACATTTACAATTGTTTAATGAAAGAAGGGCGTCCGTCAATCCGTCGGACGCCTGATTTTAATACTCATTGAGGTTTACGTGAAGAACGTGGCTTCGAGGAACGGGCAATCCATAATGGCACTAATGTGTAGACGAAGTGTCCGATTACGAGTATCCCGATTCCGAAGCGAGGATAATCAAGTTGGTATAGAAGCATACCGATTGGGAAAGACCAGAGGTTCGTTGCGACTGTATAAGGAAACGTTTGGCGATATGCCCACGGACGGGGAAGTAACAATCGGACAAACCCTTTTGTTAGATACGCCATAAACAATACGTAAAGTAATACAGCGATTGCGATAAAGATGAAATGAAGGATGAACCAGACGACGATCGGAATGTTTTTTTGTAAAAAGAAGGAATCAATGACCGTCGTCCAAAATGAAATCCAAGCTAATCCACAAAAATAAAGGGAAACATCTGCTAAACGAAGACGCAAAAACGGACGATTTGGAATTAAGGAAGTTTGTAAGTAATTAATCAGTTGACGTAAAAATGACAAGTGAATCACTCTTTCTAATGTTTTATAACAGATTTAAATTATTTGATTTGTGTTTGTAATAAAGGTTTTTTGTGTAATGGTACAGATTAATAAAAGCTTAACAAACGGATATTGAAAAAACTATTTACAAGTTCACTAGACCTTTACATAATGGGGGAGTTGAGAAAATAAACTTTACAAACACATCAATCCACATGAAATAAAGGAGCTGGCAAGATGAACTATGATTTGCAGGAAATGATTTTCACCTTCATCGGTGGACTCGGGATTTTCCTATTCGGTATTAAGTATATGGGAGATGGGCTCCAAAAAACAGCCGGAGACCGATTACGTTACATCCTCGATAAATATACGACGAATCCACTATTAGGTATTTTAGCAGGTATCGTCGTCACGATTTTAATTCAGTCGTCGTCAGGAACGACCGTCATCGTCGTCGGTCTCGTTAGTGCGGGTCTGATGAATTTAAGACAGGCAATCGGAGTCGTCATGGGGGCAAATATCGGAACAACGATTACGGCATTCATCATCGGCTTTAACGTCAAGGAAGCTGCGCTTCCAGCGATCGCAATTGGTGCTTTCTTAATCTTCTTCTTCAATAAAGAACGGGTTCAATACATTGGACAGATTTTCTTTGGCTTCGGTGCATTGTTCTATGGTCTCACATTGATGGGCGACGGAATGGCTCCACTCGAGTCAAGTGTCTGGTTCCGTGAGTTGACTGTATCGATGTCGGATAACCCATTGCTTGGTGTATTCGTCGGAACGATCTTTACTGTTCTCGTCCAATCGTCTTCTGCGACGATCGGTATCTTACAAGAGTTGTATGCTGGTGGCATGATCGATATCAAAGCAGCACTTCCGGTCTTGTTCGGTGATAACATCGGAACGACGATCACAGCAGTACTTGCAGCACTTGGTGCGTCGATTGCAGCTAAACGGACAGCGGCAGCACACGTCATCTTCAATATTATCGGAACGATTTTATTCTTGATTGCTTTACCGATCTTCTCGAATTTCATCGCATGGATCACGGGTACGCTTGATTTAGGTCCAAAGATGCAAATCGCCTTTGCACACGGAACATTCAACGTCGTCAATACGTTGATTCAATGTTGGTTCATTGCACAAATCGCATGGTTGGTACAAAAAATCGTACCGGGAACGGATAC encodes the following:
- a CDS encoding GGDEF domain-containing protein, giving the protein MMLATVNIFFINICIIFLVSTFTFYLLRDRLPIQPDSKISTRLYFGLSNGMTGILLMHNAIDLNGALIDLRLLPLALSALFGGNISIAVTGLMLLIYRFVIDSGDSLSALFSSVITLLGFLVLSFICRRFIKRQGYFFSAIVTVGSLLVLSRLIMSNSPADAWGTIYIPYFILTIGGALLFYRLSSLLQQHFVLYSYQSYLASTDQLTRLANRHVILEKVTTLERSKDSWGVILFDLDHFKNVNDTHGHAIGDAVLRHFSILLNEHCPAPVTVGRYGGEEFIVIVPDIELHPPVVLAETIVTAVQQTPFVMQDHAVSITVSAGIAYAHQQPAETVFKQADSALYEAKAQGRNQYRLYRSK
- a CDS encoding 5' nucleotidase, NT5C type; this encodes MKIGIDIDGTITHPSSCFTYMNKHLGTSIDFNQASEYELHTYTDMNQIEFWDYMVNSGHETGIYRESIPQEHVRHHLWNLRKQYDLHYVTARSELVRPVTEEWIKQHELPLDSLIMTGSHDKVQVVRDLSLDLFMEDRLENAVQIAEDTSIPVILFDAPYNRKAVPNNVIRVASWNEAVQEIQKFAPIR
- the ispG gene encoding flavodoxin-dependent (E)-4-hydroxy-3-methylbut-2-enyl-diphosphate synthase; translation: MPKMVHRSKTRPVRVGDLVIGGNNEVIIQSMTTTKTHDVEATVAEILRLEEAGCQIVRVACPEERDALALAEIKSRINIPLVVDIHFNYKLALMAIEAGVDKIRINPGNIGRREKVEAVVTAAKAKNIPIRIGVNAGSLEKHILEKYGYPTARGMVESALHHIKILEDLDFHDIIVSLKASDVQLALEAYQLASESFDYPLHVGITESGPLRSGSLKSAAGLGAILSRGIGNTVRVSLSADPVEEVKVAKEVLKSFGLAANAATLISCPTCGRIEIDLMSIAAEIEDYIENIQANIKVAVLGCAVNGPGEAREADIGIAGARNEGLLFRHGEIIRKVPEATMVEELKKEIDAIVLEKQAEKEAEKANHA
- a CDS encoding Na/Pi cotransporter family protein yields the protein MNYDLQEMIFTFIGGLGIFLFGIKYMGDGLQKTAGDRLRYILDKYTTNPLLGILAGIVVTILIQSSSGTTVIVVGLVSAGLMNLRQAIGVVMGANIGTTITAFIIGFNVKEAALPAIAIGAFLIFFFNKERVQYIGQIFFGFGALFYGLTLMGDGMAPLESSVWFRELTVSMSDNPLLGVFVGTIFTVLVQSSSATIGILQELYAGGMIDIKAALPVLFGDNIGTTITAVLAALGASIAAKRTAAAHVIFNIIGTILFLIALPIFSNFIAWITGTLDLGPKMQIAFAHGTFNVVNTLIQCWFIAQIAWLVQKIVPGTDTTIDSKPRHLDQNILNQSSALALNQAKLEVLRMGEFSKDALSKAHRYTQSHDKKDVSESQQIEYAINHLNTEVTSYLVKVAAHDLSERESNEHSLLMHAVNDFERIGDHVENIVELVDFQIVNRIQFTSAAKKELDDMYALTQEIVDCAVRAVEEDDVTRARKVLELEGKLDALERSFRKHHVLRVNAGECTGQAGMIFVDLLSNLERIGDHAVNITDLVLEQRTALTN